The sequence AAAGAATTAATGAATTAATATATACTAGAATTAATATAAACATATTTGTAAAGGAGTATGTATATGATGGAAATGGATGTTTTTAGTAGAATATTATTTTTGATTTTAATATGTTTTTCATTCTTGATTTTTATTTTCACTATAAGTATGAATAAGAAAAATTCAATGTTTAAAGCATTTGGTATGGTTTTTTTTCTACCCTTTTCTTTATGTACTATTTCATTTGTATTTATAAATAAAATATCTTTAGACTATGTATATTGGCTTTCCGAAACTTGTATGTCTATAGTTTTTCTAATATTAATATTGTTTAAGGGAAAACAGAAAAACTATAGTTTGGTTAATTTTATAATATTGAGTATGAGTATAGGTCTATGTATCCTATTGAAAAATAATCTTTTACCCCTTCACTTTGTATCTAGCAAAATTCAAGTTCTAATTTCTGTATTGATTATCATTTTAAATCTAATCCTATTAAAATATAAAGATTTTTTGGAAAAAGAATTTTTGACGGCTAATATACTTTTGATTATTAGCGTAGTATTGAGTCTTTTTAGTAATCAAAAACATGTCTTACAAGGAATCTTGATTTTGAAATTTTTAACTTATTTGACTTTTTATATATTTTTTTATAAAAGAACCTACGGACAATTCATAGATAAGATAAAAGAAGCTAATAAAATAAAAAAAAGCTTAAACAAAGTAATAAATAGGGATGTTAAGAAAAAAATGCTCCATTATGAGATTGCCAGAGAAAAATTACTTATGAAGGCTAAAACTGATTCACTAACAAAGACATATAATAAAGAAGCTATATTTGATATAATCAATGATTTAATAAGTAAGAACAAACAATTTTCTATAATGATGTTTGATATAGATGATTTCAAAAAAATAAATGATACCTATGGGCATATAGTTGGTGATGTATGTATTAAGAAGCTTGTAGATACAGTAAAAAAATGTATACGTGAAGTGGATTATTTAGGTAGATACGGTGGAGATGAGTTTATTCTAGTGCTTCCTTCATTAGAGATAGAACAAGGAATTTTAATAGCTGAAAGACTGATTAAAAATGTCAATATGATTAGTAGTCCTAAATTCACTATATCTATTGGCATATCCATCTATCCACATGATGGGAATACTGCAAAGGATTTGATTTCTATAGCTGATGAGGGATTATATTACTCAAAGAAGGTGGGTAAAAATACATCATCTTATATTAATACCTTTGATAAATAACCTTGAGCCTCTAAGTATTTATAGGGAGTTCACATTAAATCTGTATTTTGATTTATAAGTGTGGTCCATTTAGTTGAGGAAAT is a genomic window of Maledivibacter sp. containing:
- a CDS encoding GGDEF domain-containing protein, whose product is MMEMDVFSRILFLILICFSFLIFIFTISMNKKNSMFKAFGMVFFLPFSLCTISFVFINKISLDYVYWLSETCMSIVFLILILFKGKQKNYSLVNFIILSMSIGLCILLKNNLLPLHFVSSKIQVLISVLIIILNLILLKYKDFLEKEFLTANILLIISVVLSLFSNQKHVLQGILILKFLTYLTFYIFFYKRTYGQFIDKIKEANKIKKSLNKVINRDVKKKMLHYEIAREKLLMKAKTDSLTKTYNKEAIFDIINDLISKNKQFSIMMFDIDDFKKINDTYGHIVGDVCIKKLVDTVKKCIREVDYLGRYGGDEFILVLPSLEIEQGILIAERLIKNVNMISSPKFTISIGISIYPHDGNTAKDLISIADEGLYYSKKVGKNTSSYINTFDK